Proteins encoded together in one Blastocatellia bacterium window:
- a CDS encoding cyclic nucleotide-binding domain-containing protein, with translation MPREHQSRREVLNAIQTLPSIRDLLAVNEGHFEHELDLEVSVYGRNYNGKKVGPYVRLLTYEPGEPIISAGDWGGNTFYIVVNSHADVFINAPNGQPLKVSELAPGQQFGEMSVLAGVPRNATVCAAAKQPTQIMEVQRPALRLLRKIKSFADSLDTTYRRHGRDNILDALRTRLNLTPEQVQELKNMSLFRVFSKNHILFREGAAADRVYIIQSGWLRRVNYPNGQKTEDYLGRGFAFGVDGILKNTTWPWTVTLMGRTEVLEISIAKLRQNTVLREALARGLDELAPPATQARVSPKPAVRGKTLAAQQALIDTGLVDGTNLLVMDMDLCVRCGNCSLACHKIHGQSRLLRRGIQVTRLEAPRPRAVQSILSPAVCMHCKDPECLTGCPTGAIGRFGNGQIDINKPTCIGCGDCATQCPYNAISMIPRRDKASEQKVTFATKLQDYMRIGTDPLPPAIEATDDLVAVKCNLCNNTTINPEGSKRQAYSCEENCPTGALARVSPIQYFDEIGAIQGLMVMDRTHAMGRNIHRSDPPRLLSHILGIVLTVLLTAGTIYGLQRYGLGERLVSFLNMRWITGLVGLLGIIGVMLYPMRRKVYTRRRGPLRYWLLSHLYLGVIGGIMILLHGGTDAGGPLTWALMISFDLVILTGLFGILAYQVAPRILTKIEGSPLLIDDLLQRRDELQKELAEIGATPAEPLRGLVRNRIIPRFTSFGFLLRQFLKREPLDAVIDAAKRGAGAEYQQLQNQKDRDRLEQAIEAAVTMRRVDALIFLHRVCKWWLPPHVATTSVMLGLMVIHIIQVIYYASR, from the coding sequence ATGCCGCGAGAACATCAGAGTCGCCGCGAAGTCCTTAACGCCATTCAGACGCTGCCTTCGATCCGCGATCTGCTGGCCGTCAACGAGGGCCACTTCGAGCATGAGCTTGATCTGGAGGTCTCGGTCTACGGGCGCAATTACAATGGCAAGAAGGTCGGACCCTACGTGCGTCTGCTGACCTACGAGCCGGGCGAGCCGATCATTAGTGCCGGCGACTGGGGCGGCAACACGTTTTACATCGTCGTCAATTCGCACGCCGATGTCTTCATTAATGCGCCGAACGGTCAGCCCTTGAAGGTCAGCGAACTGGCTCCCGGCCAGCAGTTCGGCGAGATGAGCGTGCTGGCCGGCGTGCCGCGCAATGCGACGGTCTGCGCCGCCGCTAAACAGCCGACGCAGATCATGGAAGTGCAGCGGCCCGCCTTGCGCCTGCTGCGCAAGATCAAGTCGTTCGCCGACTCGCTCGATACGACCTACCGCCGCCACGGGCGCGACAACATCCTCGACGCCCTGCGCACGCGCCTCAACCTGACCCCGGAGCAGGTGCAGGAACTCAAGAACATGTCACTGTTCCGCGTCTTCTCGAAGAACCACATCCTCTTCCGCGAAGGCGCGGCGGCTGATCGCGTCTATATCATTCAGAGCGGCTGGCTGCGGCGCGTCAATTATCCCAACGGTCAGAAGACTGAGGATTATCTCGGGCGCGGCTTCGCCTTCGGCGTAGACGGCATCCTGAAGAACACCACCTGGCCGTGGACGGTGACGCTGATGGGGCGCACAGAGGTGCTGGAAATATCCATCGCCAAGCTGCGCCAGAACACCGTGCTGCGCGAGGCGCTGGCGCGCGGCCTCGACGAGCTTGCGCCGCCCGCCACCCAGGCGCGCGTCAGCCCGAAGCCGGCCGTGCGCGGCAAGACGCTCGCCGCGCAGCAGGCGTTGATCGATACGGGCCTCGTTGATGGCACCAACCTGCTGGTGATGGACATGGACTTGTGCGTGCGTTGCGGCAACTGCTCGCTGGCTTGCCACAAGATTCATGGCCAGTCGCGGCTGCTGCGGCGCGGCATACAGGTGACGCGGCTTGAGGCGCCGCGCCCGCGCGCCGTGCAGAGCATTCTGTCGCCTGCGGTCTGTATGCATTGCAAAGACCCCGAATGTCTGACCGGCTGCCCGACGGGCGCCATCGGGCGCTTCGGCAACGGCCAGATTGACATCAATAAACCGACCTGTATCGGCTGCGGCGATTGCGCCACGCAATGCCCGTACAATGCCATCTCGATGATCCCGCGCCGCGACAAGGCGAGCGAACAGAAAGTCACCTTTGCCACCAAGCTGCAAGATTACATGCGCATCGGCACAGACCCGCTGCCGCCGGCCATCGAGGCGACCGACGACCTCGTCGCCGTCAAATGTAACCTTTGCAACAACACGACGATCAACCCCGAAGGCAGCAAGCGGCAGGCTTACAGTTGCGAAGAGAACTGCCCGACGGGGGCGTTGGCGCGCGTCAGCCCGATTCAATACTTCGACGAGATCGGCGCCATTCAGGGCTTGATGGTGATGGATCGGACGCATGCGATGGGGCGCAACATCCATCGCTCGGACCCGCCGCGCCTATTGAGCCACATCCTTGGAATCGTGCTGACCGTGCTGCTCACTGCCGGGACCATTTATGGCCTGCAACGCTACGGGCTCGGCGAGCGGCTGGTGAGCTTCCTGAACATGCGCTGGATCACAGGGCTCGTCGGGCTGCTCGGCATCATCGGCGTCATGCTCTATCCGATGCGGCGCAAGGTTTACACGCGGCGCAGGGGGCCGCTCAGGTACTGGCTGCTGTCGCACCTTTACCTGGGCGTCATCGGCGGCATCATGATCTTGCTGCACGGCGGCACAGACGCGGGCGGGCCGCTGACTTGGGCGCTGATGATCAGCTTCGATCTGGTGATCTTGACCGGCCTCTTCGGCATCCTCGCCTATCAGGTAGCGCCGCGAATCTTGACGAAGATCGAAGGCTCGCCGTTGCTGATTGACGACCTCTTGCAGCGCCGCGACGAATTGCAGAAAGAGCTTGCCGAGATCGGCGCAACGCCCGCCGAACCGCTGCGCGGATTGGTGCGCAACCGCATCATCCCGCGCTTCACCTCATTCGGCTTTTTGCTCAGGCAATTTCTGAAGCGCGAGCCGCTCGATGCCGTGATTGACGCGGCGAAGCGCGGCGCCGGCGCCGAATATCAGCAGCTACAGAATCAAAAAGACCGCGACCGGCTGGAGCAGGCGATTGAAGCGGCGGTGACGATGCGCCGCGTCGATGCGCTGATCTTCCTGCACCGCGTCTGCAAGTGGTGGCTGCCGCCGCACGTCGCGACGACGTCGGTGATGCTGGGGCTCATGGTCATTCACATCATTCAGGTGATTTATTACGCCTCGCGGTAA
- a CDS encoding cytochrome c3 family protein, whose protein sequence is MKLKLATLIAYLLLMAAPAAFVVRSAPAQDNAMKPACDKAGKCGDAANHVITLDLKGVQGKVCFAHKTHEKYINPDSEFVHTTAKGAECIGCHHRRNEVSDAPTLWKCDSCHRTESTPANPRNHEGDEMYNKRVFHELCIGCHQATNAQADSRCKAPVACTECHEPGTGVPRAVRSQ, encoded by the coding sequence ATGAAGCTGAAGCTGGCAACCTTGATCGCCTACTTGCTGCTGATGGCCGCGCCGGCGGCGTTCGTGGTTCGGTCCGCGCCCGCGCAGGACAATGCCATGAAGCCGGCTTGCGACAAGGCCGGCAAGTGCGGCGACGCGGCCAATCACGTCATCACGCTCGACCTCAAGGGCGTTCAGGGCAAAGTCTGCTTCGCGCACAAGACGCACGAGAAGTACATCAATCCCGATTCGGAGTTCGTCCATACGACCGCGAAGGGCGCCGAGTGCATCGGCTGTCACCACCGGCGCAACGAGGTGAGCGATGCGCCGACGCTGTGGAAGTGCGACTCGTGCCACCGCACCGAAAGCACGCCGGCCAACCCGCGCAATCACGAAGGCGACGAGATGTATAACAAGCGCGTCTTCCACGAACTTTGCATCGGCTGTCATCAGGCGACCAACGCGCAGGCCGATAGCCGTTGCAAAGCGCCCGTCGCCTGTACCGAATGCCATGAGCCGGGAACCGGGGTGCCGCGCGCGGTCCGTAGTCAGTAA